CAGTTCATAGCTCTAGATTCCAGAGGGAGCCAGGACCAAAAGCCCAAAGTCCAGGATCGCCAGGAAtggggccaagggggcaggacccgtgggtctgagggaggagaggctgggggtCTGGAGTCCCGGGCTGGGTAGATAACGGAGATGTGGGAATCAGAAGATCTCGCCCCTCCTGACTGCCCCCTTCTCTGTCCACAGAAACAGTCCCACCACAGAAGATCAGGTGAGCAGGTTTGGGTGTCCATCAGGCCCTCCCCTGAGCCttagccccacccccaccaggcaTGGACAGAGCTTCTGCAGTCCAGCTCTTGCCCCCTCTCCCTGGCTGAGCACTCAGGAGCCTCCTCTGGGCCTCTCTCCGGGTCATCCCTGTTGAGGTCCTTGATGTGAAGTCTCCCCGTCTCTTTCCAGTCACGAGTGTCCAGCCCACCTTTCCTTACAAGACGCTGACAACTCAGAGACAGAAGAAGGCCAAGGTGAGCAGGCCCCGGCCggcctggtggggtggggggcctaGGCGCTGCGCCTCCTGACTGCCCTCTCTCCCACCTGCCTCTCTCTGCCAGACCCTCAAGCGCAAATTCAAGTCTCAGGCAGTGGGTGACTCCATGCCTCTTGTCTGGTCGCAGTTGGACCATTCTACCACAAGAAAGAAATCCACAGAAAAGAAGTAGGCTTGAATCTTGTCACTGTGCGggcgtggggagaggggtgggggcctCTCCCGGCCCAGCTCAGATGCTGCCAAAGTCACACCAAATCACCCCTACAGGCCCCAAATGGACCTCTGCCTTGACAGACCGCAGGCCCAAGTCCAAGTGTCCGGTGAGCACACCCCTACCTCTGCCTCTGTGCCTGGACCCCTGAAGTTCCAGCCCTTCTGTCCAGGGCTCAGACTGCTTTCTCCCCACCCAGAGAAGCCCAGCATCACCATTCGGACTATCTTCAGCATCATTTCCAACACAGCCAACCACATGGAGTCCCCTTCCAAGGCAGCTATATACTGGGGCTGGGGCCAACTTGaatctgagggaggaggggctggtgtgcTTGGACtgctgggtctgagggaggaggggttgAGGGTCTGGACCTCTGGGTCTGAGGGAGAAGGGGGCTGGGTCCTGGGTCTGGGCATCTCTTTGGGCACTGACcatccttccctgcccctccatcCACCTACAGGGTTGCTCTAATTCTGAGGTGGCCACATGCCTGGCAGGTTTGATTGAGACCCCTTCACGCTGTGTCTCAGTGGACAGCCCTAAAATGCGCTTGCTGGGCTCCTGTGATCACCTGGATATGTACCTGTGGCAGCAGGACATGGAAGACCTGATGGACCCTGAGTCCAGCACCTTGtccacctcctccctctgcagGACCACCCACCCGACCGACTTACACCTCTCTGCCCCCAAGCCCTCCTTCCCCAGGTACAATGAGGAAGCCAGGACTCCAGACTCTGTACAGAAGCTGTGGCCACCACCCTCCCAGAAGGCCCCAGCTGTCCCTGCCACCTCTTACAAGGCTCCATTCATCCTTGACCAGACCCAGAAAGTCTCAGCTGTGCCTGCTCCATCCAGGAAAGCTGCAACTCACCCCGCTGCTCCCCAGAAGGCCCCGGCCATACCTGGCCCATCTCGGAAGGCCCCGCATGGACCTACCATTCCCCACAAAGCCCCAGCCGTGCCCGCCCCACCTCGGAAGGCCCCTCATGGATCTATTCCCCACAAGGCCCCAGCGGTGCCGGCCCCACCTCGGAAGGTCCCACATGCACGTGCTATTCCCTTGAAGGCTGTGTCCCCCCCTGCCCCAAAGAGGAAATCTCTATTCCTACCAACCCCATCCCAGAAGGCTCTGACCTCACCTGCCCAGCACCGGATGACACTGGGGCCTGCCAACATTGGCATGCTGCCCATGGGAAGTCATGGAGGGGATGTGCTTGAGAAAAGCAAGCCTGAAGGGAAGCCAGAGCTGGTGGTGTTGATGGGCGCCCAGGAGACGGACGTGGTGGAAATGAGGACTCAGAAGACATCCCTGGGACTGCCCTTCACTACCACCGAGAAGGAGTCGGAGGAAGTCCTGAtcagcagagcccaggagatCTCCGTGGATGGCTTGAAGGGCAAGGGCAAGTTGGAAGACAAGGTCCACACGATGAAGGAGGCAATCTCTGCGGACATGCCCGGCTTCAGATCCAGGGAAGTGGGGCAGCAGAAGAAGTGGGTCAAGACCCAGGAGCTGGCCATTGAGGAAGCCCCTCAGGGGCAGGCCAGGCCCTTCTCTGCGGAAGGGCTCGCCCTTGCCAAGCTGATGATCATTGCTGGCTCCAAGGAGCACCCCTTGAACCCAGCTCTGGTCAGTCTACCCTCCTGGCTCTCCACTGCCCAGGCGTCTGCCATGCCAACGATGGGCACgctgcccctcagccccaccAAGGTGTCCTTGCTGGAAGAGACACCAGCGGTCGCCAGGGAACAGCCACTGTTGGGGGCCTGGGTGAAGGGGAACACAGGTCCGCAAGCAGAGGTGGAGGGGGACATGTGTCCAGGGGCCGAGGCGAAGGAGGTGCCCCGGGACCCGAGGGGGCCTTTGAAAGTGCCCCCCCGCTCCAAGCGTGCCACCAGCAGCCCAAAGATGAATACTGCCTCCAAGACTCCCATCCCTCTGCCCGCAATGAGGTGGGAGGAGATACCCGAGTCACCCGTCTCCATGGCCCCCATCTCAAAGACGGCGGCTAGGGTCTCCCAGCAGCCTGAGAGGGTATCTGAGGAGCTGGCGAGGGCGCCAGACCAGAGTCCTGTGGCCACTGCGGGGTCATCCTTGGAGATTCTCTTGCCGACTCTCTTGGAAATTGAGAGTATGAAGGACGCGGCCTCCAAGGTGGAGAAGATAAAGAAGGAACTGGGCGTCTTCGCTCCTTCACCCAGGTATTTGGGGTGACAGCTAAAGTGTACTGACAGCTCCATTATCCATGAGGGCAGAGGGtcattccctcttttttttttttttcactttccttcGTGTGCTCAATGTATAGTGAGTGTCAGGCATCATTCTACACCCTGATGTGGCACTGAGCaatttggggagggggtgctCCTGGCATCTTTTGGGTAGAGCCCAGGGACGCAGTTCAATATCCGACAATGCACGGGATGGTGCCCCACAGTAACGTGTGATTCCACACAAAATATCAGCGGCGCTGAAGTTGGGAACTCTGAATAAAATCCTTATTAATTATATTGTACATTAGAAGGTGATAGGGCTCTGGGTAAACAGCAGAGTAGGGGGGATTGGGAGTGGGGTAGGCAGGTTCCAGTATTGGACTGGGTGGTCCAGGAGGCCTCAGTGAGCTGGTGTCATTTGTGTAATGGtctgaaggaggggagggagcaagCCAAGTGGACATCTGGGGAAATTTGTTCCCTTCAGAAGAAACAGCCAATGCAGAGGCCCTGAGGAAGGAGTGTGCATGATGTGTTGGATCAAGAGGGACCCCAGGAGTTCCCGGAGTGGGAATTGCAGTCAGAGGAGTCATGGGCGTGGCAGCATCACATGGGACCTTCAGGCCATCTTAAGTACTTTAGGTTTGACCCTGAGCGAGCCAGAGGGTTTTGAGCAGATCGGCTGGAACTGATCTATGTTAGAAAGGGCTCTCTCTGGCTGAAGTTAGAGAAGGTAGCTGGGGAAGGTTGGACACTGGGAGAATGGTGGGAAGGCAGCTGCAATGACCCAGGCacaagatgatggtggcttggacaaGAGGGGCGGGGATGGAGGTGTTGAGAAGCAGTAGGGTTCTGGAGATACTCTGATAGTCGAGCCAAAAGATCAGCCCCTGGGCTGGGTATGCTGACGTCACATCGAGGGTGATCTCGAGGTCTGGGATCTGAGACACTGGGAAGGCGCAGCAGTCAAGGAGGCTGTGCATGCAGTAGGTATCAGGGAGAAGATTAAGAATTCTGTTTTGGACATCTTGATTCTGAGATGTCTGGTAAGGATGTGGGGTAGGCCGCTGAACACATGAGTCTGGAATGATGTAGGGAGTCATTGGCACATGCACAGCTGCTGCAAGCTATGAGGCTGGAGGTCACCAGCCAGTGAGCGTAGGCAGAGACGGAGACCAAGGTGTTCAGGGAACAAGGAACCAGTCAGAGGGAGCGTGGAAGAACGAGAGACTGGGGCATTCTGAACATCAAGTGAAAAAAGTACGAGGAACATCATGGGAGCAGCCGCGTCAATGCTGTGGTTAGGTGAAGGAAGACAGGGTGAGACAGGGCCTCTGGATTTGTCAGTAAggaggtgagggggtggggaccAAGACCTGAATGGGGCAGGCTTAAGGGAGCACAGGAAGTCAGGGATCACCTTGCCATGACTCTTGGAAACATGAGGCTGAGTTGAAAGGAGcgagacacaaaaggccacatagtgTACGATTTTGTTTGAATGAAATGTCCAGGAGAGGCAAATCCAAAGAGACAGGaagcagactggtggttgctGGGAGCTggaagggatggagggatgggAAGTGATTGCTTCATGGGTagggggtttccttttggggtgatgaaaatgttctgggaaCTTAGcagtggtggtggttgcacaacactatgaatgtaattaatgccactgaattgtacacttcaagATGGTTAGTTACAACGGTAAATTTTGTGTGGTGTATTTTCtcactacatatatatgtacatacgtaTGTAAAGAGGGGAATTGGAGAGGAGGACTAGACCAGCTGTTTCCAAGCAGTTTgttgaaagaggaggagagacatGGATAAGAAGCTGGTATAGGATGGGGCACAAGAGAGGGCTTCTTGACAGGAAAGAGAGATTAGTGCATTTGGATGTGGGGGTGAAAGGTCCAGAGTTGATGctaaggaggcaggaaggagagaagccTAGGAGGGACAATGGTGGGGACCCAGATTCCAGCCGGGTCCAGGAGCAGGACCCCCTCGACAgcatatatttattgagcactcattACTGTCTCCCTGCTGCTCCCCTAAAGTCTTCTCCGGCTTTCTTTCTCCAGCAAGCACAGTTCCCAGTGGCCTCAGTAGCCGGATGCGGGGCACTCAACCTCAGTTGCCAAGTGTCCAGAGAAGCCCAGCTGGCCAGGTAGTCCCTGCACCCCGTGGACCACCTTAGACCTGGCGCTGGAGTCCAGGAGCTTAGACCCCACCCTggctctttcctcttcctcacaGGCCCCCAGGTGCTGTGCACCTCTACTGTAAGAAGCAGGGTGCTGAACAGGCCGGGCGGGGCATGTTCCCTCTCCGGTAGCGACCAGAACTACCTATACCTTTATAtatggggggcggggggcggggcgggcgagAGCCCGCAGGGTGGCCCACCTTCGCAGAGATTAAAAGCCTGAGTCTGAGACTCGGCAACAGCGGCGCCTggatgcctg
This genomic interval from Vicugna pacos chromosome 9, VicPac4, whole genome shotgun sequence contains the following:
- the GARIN5B gene encoding Golgi-associated RAB2 interactor protein 5B isoform X1, with the protein product MNRLRNIRCLEPLQGPLKWVPTLGELQKTLQKGEYLPLRPLPMFESNFVQVTSRGAPVFVHHRTNRVTMGVAASLPGLVLPDILLMAQPPEGRECSNLVLTRMIPLDLVHLYVHDLTAWRLKLRLVTGRYYYLELDAPDNEVGFLFDRWIHLINLLQQPATFWAPRTLHVPPMDLANMAPPASTWRLQKQSHHRRSVTSVQPTFPYKTLTTQRQKKAKTLKRKFKSQAVGDSMPLVWSQLDHSTTRKKSTEKKPQMDLCLDRPQAQVQVSEKPSITIRTIFSIISNTANHMESPSKGCSNSEVATCLAGLIETPSRCVSVDSPKMRLLGSCDHLDMYLWQQDMEDLMDPESSTLSTSSLCRTTHPTDLHLSAPKPSFPRYNEEARTPDSVQKLWPPPSQKAPAVPATSYKAPFILDQTQKVSAVPAPSRKAATHPAAPQKAPAIPGPSRKAPHGPTIPHKAPAVPAPPRKAPHGSIPHKAPAVPAPPRKVPHARAIPLKAVSPPAPKRKSLFLPTPSQKALTSPAQHRMTLGPANIGMLPMGSHGGDVLEKSKPEGKPELVVLMGAQETDVVEMRTQKTSLGLPFTTTEKESEEVLISRAQEISVDGLKGKGKLEDKVHTMKEAISADMPGFRSREVGQQKKWVKTQELAIEEAPQGQARPFSAEGLALAKLMIIAGSKEHPLNPALVSLPSWLSTAQASAMPTMGTLPLSPTKVSLLEETPAVAREQPLLGAWVKGNTGPQAEVEGDMCPGAEAKEVPRDPRGPLKVPPRSKRATSSPKMNTASKTPIPLPAMRWEEIPESPVSMAPISKTAARVSQQPERVSEELARAPDQSPVATAGSSLEILLPTLLEIESMKDAASKVEKIKKELGVFAPSPSKHSSQWPQ
- the GARIN5B gene encoding Golgi-associated RAB2 interactor protein 5B isoform X2, translated to MGVAASLPGLVLPDILLMAQPPEGRECSNLVLTRMIPLDLVHLYVHDLTAWRLKLRLVTGRYYYLELDAPDNEVGFLFDRWIHLINLLQQPATFWAPRTLHVPPMDLANMAPPASTWRLQKQSHHRRSVTSVQPTFPYKTLTTQRQKKAKTLKRKFKSQAVGDSMPLVWSQLDHSTTRKKSTEKKPQMDLCLDRPQAQVQVSEKPSITIRTIFSIISNTANHMESPSKGCSNSEVATCLAGLIETPSRCVSVDSPKMRLLGSCDHLDMYLWQQDMEDLMDPESSTLSTSSLCRTTHPTDLHLSAPKPSFPRYNEEARTPDSVQKLWPPPSQKAPAVPATSYKAPFILDQTQKVSAVPAPSRKAATHPAAPQKAPAIPGPSRKAPHGPTIPHKAPAVPAPPRKAPHGSIPHKAPAVPAPPRKVPHARAIPLKAVSPPAPKRKSLFLPTPSQKALTSPAQHRMTLGPANIGMLPMGSHGGDVLEKSKPEGKPELVVLMGAQETDVVEMRTQKTSLGLPFTTTEKESEEVLISRAQEISVDGLKGKGKLEDKVHTMKEAISADMPGFRSREVGQQKKWVKTQELAIEEAPQGQARPFSAEGLALAKLMIIAGSKEHPLNPALVSLPSWLSTAQASAMPTMGTLPLSPTKVSLLEETPAVAREQPLLGAWVKGNTGPQAEVEGDMCPGAEAKEVPRDPRGPLKVPPRSKRATSSPKMNTASKTPIPLPAMRWEEIPESPVSMAPISKTAARVSQQPERVSEELARAPDQSPVATAGSSLEILLPTLLEIESMKDAASKVEKIKKELGVFAPSPSKHSSQWPQ
- the GARIN5B gene encoding Golgi-associated RAB2 interactor protein 5B isoform X3; amino-acid sequence: MIPLDLVHLYVHDLTAWRLKLRLVTGRYYYLELDAPDNEVGFLFDRWIHLINLLQQPATFWAPRTLHVPPMDLANMAPPASTWRLQKQSHHRRSVTSVQPTFPYKTLTTQRQKKAKTLKRKFKSQAVGDSMPLVWSQLDHSTTRKKSTEKKPQMDLCLDRPQAQVQVSEKPSITIRTIFSIISNTANHMESPSKGCSNSEVATCLAGLIETPSRCVSVDSPKMRLLGSCDHLDMYLWQQDMEDLMDPESSTLSTSSLCRTTHPTDLHLSAPKPSFPRYNEEARTPDSVQKLWPPPSQKAPAVPATSYKAPFILDQTQKVSAVPAPSRKAATHPAAPQKAPAIPGPSRKAPHGPTIPHKAPAVPAPPRKAPHGSIPHKAPAVPAPPRKVPHARAIPLKAVSPPAPKRKSLFLPTPSQKALTSPAQHRMTLGPANIGMLPMGSHGGDVLEKSKPEGKPELVVLMGAQETDVVEMRTQKTSLGLPFTTTEKESEEVLISRAQEISVDGLKGKGKLEDKVHTMKEAISADMPGFRSREVGQQKKWVKTQELAIEEAPQGQARPFSAEGLALAKLMIIAGSKEHPLNPALVSLPSWLSTAQASAMPTMGTLPLSPTKVSLLEETPAVAREQPLLGAWVKGNTGPQAEVEGDMCPGAEAKEVPRDPRGPLKVPPRSKRATSSPKMNTASKTPIPLPAMRWEEIPESPVSMAPISKTAARVSQQPERVSEELARAPDQSPVATAGSSLEILLPTLLEIESMKDAASKVEKIKKELGVFAPSPSKHSSQWPQ